The Shewanella mangrovisoli genome has a window encoding:
- a CDS encoding Ig-like domain-containing protein, whose product MRFSNTFCNLTLLSIGLFGLWGCNGPSDEDNGGTDASDGIYKLSIDFKTLSGSQCGSFTSLQSFPKDAGFCAVAKLNKGSAKVSNQRVNFTSDLGALTPESKLTDSNGEAVVIVNNPDLLINAGTITATTTPNDSSTALSATRNFEFTGIIDGTGASIAPKLSASIQSGVNVVTRFKVDEAVQLQAIFLDAESNGIADAKVTFSAGSATLTPASALTNSQGIAQVSYTPSATELGANALTVTVDYQGQSLQSSSLYEVLSKDAVNEAGTLKLGSFTGNSFTEGKLASTLTAQADGSYKISAGGSFGVTASLVLEASDGTITRIQTPSSISFSSDCTASNSASLDTPVTTLSGNASSTFQDTSCSGNSERNDQIVATTVVGNQTLTANFPFTLQRQTLASLSFEAAEPNQIRIKGAGGTGSSESSLVSFKVTSANGQPAAQQKVSFSLDTVVGGLSFANGGTSAESLTNSQGIASVRVLSGTVPTPVRVVASAVDADTKEVITSQSEQLTVNTGLPQQLGFGLSTTIFNPEAGDYNGETATITARLSDSFGNPAPDDTTVNFTTEGGQITPSCLTQNGACSVTWTSSDYRPQDHRITILAYALGHETFFDTNGNNQFDSADGGAITNACLFNGVATHCSGNGMDVETFYSSGFSDLPTAFRDDNENFSRDSGEPYFDNLARDTYPVADGKFNGPQCEGSLCGTGQANKTYVRKALVLSMSGSQAYISVQQDGVLLASVNDIKPVAAGTESKFVVFVHDSAKQIMPAKTQIELCVDCNSTPDIIEVANTITGKNGLGTPLSFTASAGSQISVVATTPKQVKTTLSFTVPTL is encoded by the coding sequence ATGCGATTTAGCAACACGTTTTGCAATCTTACTTTGCTTTCTATTGGCTTATTTGGACTTTGGGGCTGTAACGGCCCTTCTGACGAAGATAACGGTGGCACAGATGCCAGCGACGGTATTTACAAACTGTCTATCGACTTTAAAACCCTATCGGGTAGTCAATGTGGCAGTTTTACCTCACTTCAAAGTTTCCCTAAAGACGCAGGTTTTTGTGCTGTCGCCAAGTTAAACAAAGGTTCGGCTAAGGTCAGCAATCAGAGAGTTAACTTTACGAGCGACCTTGGGGCGTTAACACCGGAAAGCAAACTCACTGATAGCAATGGTGAAGCCGTTGTTATTGTGAATAATCCAGATTTGCTTATCAATGCTGGCACTATTACAGCAACCACCACTCCGAATGATTCAAGCACAGCGCTATCGGCGACTCGTAACTTTGAATTTACAGGGATTATCGACGGTACTGGTGCATCCATCGCTCCAAAACTGAGTGCCAGTATTCAAAGCGGCGTGAATGTAGTGACCCGCTTTAAAGTGGATGAAGCCGTACAACTGCAAGCCATTTTCCTCGATGCCGAGAGTAACGGCATTGCCGATGCTAAGGTCACCTTTAGCGCGGGTTCGGCAACCTTAACCCCAGCCAGTGCGCTAACCAATAGCCAAGGTATTGCCCAAGTCAGTTATACCCCAAGTGCCACCGAGTTAGGCGCAAACGCCTTAACGGTAACAGTGGATTACCAAGGGCAATCGCTACAAAGCAGCAGTTTATATGAAGTGCTCAGCAAAGATGCCGTTAACGAAGCCGGTACCTTAAAGTTAGGCTCCTTTACTGGCAACAGTTTTACCGAAGGAAAACTGGCCAGTACGTTAACGGCGCAAGCCGATGGCAGTTATAAAATCAGTGCGGGCGGCAGCTTTGGTGTGACCGCAAGCTTAGTGTTAGAGGCCAGCGATGGCACTATCACTCGCATACAGACGCCGTCATCCATCAGTTTTAGCTCTGACTGTACTGCCAGCAATAGTGCGAGCTTAGACACGCCTGTCACGACCCTATCGGGCAATGCCAGTTCGACCTTCCAAGACACTAGCTGCAGCGGAAATAGCGAGCGTAACGATCAAATCGTCGCGACCACAGTGGTAGGTAATCAAACGCTGACGGCGAACTTCCCCTTTACGCTACAGCGTCAAACCTTAGCCAGCCTGAGTTTTGAAGCGGCAGAACCTAACCAAATTCGCATTAAAGGCGCTGGCGGAACTGGGTCGAGCGAATCATCACTGGTAAGCTTTAAAGTCACCAGCGCCAATGGCCAGCCAGCCGCGCAGCAAAAGGTCAGTTTTAGTTTAGATACTGTGGTTGGCGGCTTAAGTTTTGCCAATGGTGGTACCAGCGCTGAGAGTCTAACCAACTCCCAAGGTATCGCCAGTGTACGCGTGCTTTCAGGTACTGTGCCGACTCCCGTTCGCGTGGTCGCCAGCGCAGTGGATGCCGATACCAAGGAAGTGATCACTAGCCAATCTGAGCAATTAACCGTTAATACTGGCCTGCCACAACAGCTTGGCTTTGGTCTTTCGACGACGATATTTAACCCCGAAGCGGGCGATTATAACGGTGAAACCGCGACTATTACCGCCAGACTGTCGGACAGTTTTGGTAACCCCGCGCCCGATGATACCACGGTGAACTTCACCACCGAAGGTGGCCAAATCACCCCCAGCTGCCTGACACAAAATGGCGCCTGTAGCGTGACTTGGACATCCAGCGATTATCGCCCTCAAGATCACCGTATTACCATCTTGGCCTACGCCTTGGGTCACGAAACCTTCTTCGACACTAACGGCAACAATCAGTTTGATAGTGCCGATGGTGGCGCTATCACTAACGCCTGCTTATTCAATGGTGTAGCAACTCACTGCAGCGGCAATGGAATGGATGTAGAAACCTTCTACAGTAGCGGTTTTAGCGACTTACCGACTGCGTTTCGTGATGATAATGAAAACTTTAGCCGCGACAGCGGTGAACCTTATTTCGATAACCTCGCCCGAGATACCTATCCCGTCGCGGATGGCAAGTTTAACGGCCCTCAATGTGAAGGCAGCCTCTGTGGCACTGGTCAAGCCAACAAAACCTATGTGCGTAAGGCTTTGGTGTTAAGCATGTCTGGTTCGCAAGCTTATATCAGTGTGCAGCAAGACGGTGTGTTACTCGCAAGCGTTAATGATATTAAACCCGTTGCCGCAGGTACCGAGTCTAAGTTTGTGGTGTTTGTACATGACAGTGCCAAACAAATTATGCCTGCTAAGACTCAAATCGAGCTCTGCGTCGATTGTAACAGTACGCCAGATATCATTGAGGTAGCCAACACTATCACTGGCAAGAATGGCTTAGGCACACCGCTCAGTTTCACCGCCTCTGCGGGGAGTCAAATCAGCGTTGTGGCCACTACGCCCAAGCAAGTTAAGACCACCCTCAGCTTTACCGTGCCGACACTGTAA
- a CDS encoding TonB-dependent receptor plug domain-containing protein, with protein sequence MEDKTMAAHPSTIPHGFKCSAIASALTLALGASVASQAMADETNQTQIERIQVHGEQSIGRNALGSADALLKEQGVDFPEAGGVSALPVLNGMMGDRIKVLVDGADITASCANQMNPPLSYVSANQISSVEVVAGVSPVSAGGDNIAGVIKVNSLNPKFSDSDNLSFESGEISSGYRSTSDAFLLGAKTGIASKHLSFSYQGAYEDANSYQDGHGDKVLDTLYRAQNHALTAAWRDDTQQLAIKLTHQAIPFQGFPNQYMDMTDNKSYGALVRYLRDLDNDGEFSAQLNWHSVKHEMGFFTPEKTGKMPMNTEGSDYSYQLHWRLPMGDNSTLLVGQEYYNYQLDDTWPAVPGTMMAPNDYININDGERRRAAVYGEWQQNLTPLWWLSAGVRYEYVTTDTGEVQAYSNMPMMGMPNVDAEAAKAFNAMDRSRDDNLIDATLLARYQLSAKQQLEFGLARKNRAPNLYERYSWGRGVMATTMIGWYGDGNGYVGNPDLKPETAHTLSAAYKFAGDEWQFSTTAWYSAVTDYIDAEVIGSFNRTGLANGKRNILKFTNEDAHLYGAKLSANYLLADTDSGKWQMQGKLDITRGERDEGNEPLYQIKPLQTELALSHQLGDWENRLSWQWVATKDKVDDRRLENETDSYSLLNLSSSIKWQELSLTFAINNLFDTYYELPLGGVNLAEFKADSTGGFSQVAGSGRSFELGASYKF encoded by the coding sequence ATGGAAGACAAAACGATGGCTGCACACCCTTCAACTATCCCCCACGGCTTTAAATGCTCCGCAATCGCCAGCGCGCTGACCTTAGCATTAGGCGCTTCGGTTGCCTCACAGGCCATGGCCGACGAGACCAATCAGACTCAAATCGAACGTATTCAAGTCCATGGCGAGCAAAGTATTGGTCGTAACGCCTTAGGCTCGGCCGATGCTTTGCTGAAAGAGCAAGGCGTCGATTTCCCCGAAGCGGGCGGCGTTTCCGCCTTGCCCGTCCTCAATGGCATGATGGGCGATCGCATTAAAGTATTAGTCGATGGTGCGGATATCACCGCTTCCTGCGCTAACCAAATGAACCCACCACTTTCCTACGTTTCCGCTAACCAAATCAGCTCAGTAGAAGTGGTTGCCGGTGTGTCCCCCGTCAGTGCGGGCGGCGACAATATCGCCGGGGTGATTAAGGTTAATAGCCTCAACCCTAAATTTAGCGACAGCGACAACCTCAGCTTCGAAAGCGGCGAAATCTCATCGGGATACCGCAGCACCAGCGATGCCTTCTTACTCGGGGCTAAAACTGGGATTGCCAGTAAGCACTTAAGTTTCAGCTATCAAGGCGCCTATGAAGATGCCAATAGCTACCAGGATGGTCACGGCGATAAAGTGCTCGATACCCTCTATCGCGCCCAAAACCATGCGTTAACAGCGGCATGGCGCGATGACACTCAACAACTGGCGATTAAGCTAACGCACCAAGCTATCCCGTTCCAAGGTTTTCCGAACCAATACATGGATATGACGGATAACAAGAGTTATGGCGCCCTAGTCCGCTATCTGCGGGATTTAGACAACGATGGTGAATTTAGTGCCCAGTTAAACTGGCACAGTGTGAAGCATGAAATGGGCTTCTTCACCCCAGAAAAAACCGGCAAGATGCCAATGAATACAGAGGGTAGCGATTACAGCTACCAACTGCATTGGCGCTTACCTATGGGCGATAACAGCACGCTACTCGTCGGTCAGGAATATTATAATTATCAACTCGATGATACTTGGCCAGCCGTGCCCGGCACTATGATGGCACCCAATGACTATATCAATATCAACGACGGTGAACGCCGCCGCGCCGCAGTTTATGGCGAATGGCAGCAAAACCTCACGCCACTATGGTGGTTGTCTGCAGGGGTGCGTTATGAATATGTCACCACTGATACGGGCGAAGTGCAGGCTTACAGCAATATGCCCATGATGGGCATGCCGAATGTGGATGCCGAGGCAGCAAAAGCCTTTAATGCTATGGATAGAAGCCGAGACGATAATCTCATCGACGCCACTCTGCTGGCACGCTATCAATTGTCGGCCAAACAACAATTGGAATTTGGCTTAGCCCGTAAAAACCGCGCGCCAAACCTGTATGAGCGTTACAGCTGGGGCCGTGGCGTGATGGCAACCACTATGATTGGCTGGTATGGCGACGGTAACGGCTATGTGGGCAACCCCGATCTTAAGCCCGAAACGGCGCACACCCTGAGCGCGGCCTACAAGTTTGCGGGCGATGAATGGCAATTCTCGACCACGGCTTGGTATAGCGCAGTGACCGACTATATTGATGCCGAGGTAATTGGCAGCTTTAACCGAACAGGCCTAGCCAACGGTAAACGCAATATCCTTAAATTCACCAACGAAGATGCCCATTTATATGGCGCTAAGTTGAGTGCGAACTACCTATTAGCCGATACCGACAGCGGTAAATGGCAGATGCAAGGTAAGCTCGATATCACCCGTGGCGAGCGCGATGAGGGTAACGAGCCGCTTTATCAAATCAAACCGCTACAAACCGAGTTAGCCCTTAGCCATCAACTGGGTGATTGGGAAAACCGCCTGTCATGGCAATGGGTAGCGACTAAGGATAAGGTCGATGATCGCCGCTTAGAAAATGAGACCGACAGCTATTCGCTGTTAAATCTAAGCAGCAGTATCAAATGGCAAGAGCTGAGTTTAACCTTTGCGATCAACAACCTGTTTGATACTTACTACGAACTACCGCTGGGTGGTGTCAACCTTGCCGAATTTAAGGCCGATAGTACGGGTGGCTTTAGCCAAGTCGCGGGCTCGGGTCGCTCATTTGAATTAGGTGCTAGCTACAAATTCTAA
- the yjgA gene encoding ribosome biogenesis factor YjgA has translation MKIVGDSEHFKQPYDSDEEYVSKTEDKRDCEAAQKVGMELVSLSKTQLDKIELDEHLYDSIQQAHKIKPKTEAYRRHMQYIGKLMRNVDVEPIKAALAIVLNKNNNETAKLQMFEKMRERLLSQGDSEIQTLVEHYPQLDRQKLRTLVRQATKELAKGPESKSSKELFKYLRSEIQD, from the coding sequence ATGAAGATTGTTGGTGATTCAGAGCATTTTAAACAACCCTATGACAGTGACGAAGAGTATGTCAGCAAAACCGAGGATAAGCGTGACTGCGAAGCTGCTCAAAAAGTCGGTATGGAATTGGTGTCGCTCAGCAAGACCCAGCTAGATAAAATCGAGCTGGACGAGCACTTATACGACAGCATCCAGCAAGCTCATAAGATTAAGCCAAAGACCGAAGCCTATCGCCGCCATATGCAATATATCGGTAAGTTGATGCGTAACGTCGATGTGGAGCCGATTAAAGCCGCGCTCGCTATCGTACTGAACAAAAACAACAACGAAACCGCTAAGCTGCAAATGTTCGAGAAAATGCGTGAGCGTTTACTGAGCCAAGGCGACAGCGAAATTCAAACCTTAGTGGAACATTACCCACAGTTGGACAGACAGAAGCTGCGTACCTTAGTGCGCCAAGCCACAAAAGAGTTGGCAAAAGGCCCTGAGTCCAAATCATCAAAAGAGCTGTTTAAATACCTACGCAGCGAAATCCAAGACTAA
- the pmbA gene encoding metalloprotease PmbA produces the protein MSLNRIDSELAALKDAVAVALEYANKLGTNAAEVAISKQQGLSVSTRLKEVETVEFNKDGALGITVYRDGCKGSSSTSDLSPEAIALAVKAADDIARYTSADPFSGLADKALMATEIRDLKLYYPEEISPDELAQLAIRAETAALDADSRINNSDGASANAHTSVKVYGNSHGFLNGYCSSRYSLSCSVIGEDSDGSMQRDYDYTIARKFSEMLSPESVGLKTAQKTVSRLGARKIATSRLPILLSPEIATGLIGHLVGAISGGSLYRKSSFLLDAIHTQIFPDWFNIEEQPHLLGALASANYDSEGVATQDRRIIDRGMLESYLLTSYSARKLGLTNTGHAGGIYNWTLAHTGQSFDELVKGMGTGLIVTEVMGQGVNMVTGDYSRGAAGFYVENGEVQFPVEEITIAGNLKDMFRGIQAVSKDFDLRSSIRTGGILLSEMKVAGN, from the coding sequence GTGTCTTTGAACAGAATCGATAGTGAATTGGCCGCGCTGAAAGATGCGGTTGCCGTGGCCCTCGAATATGCCAATAAATTAGGGACAAATGCCGCCGAAGTGGCGATCAGTAAACAACAGGGATTATCGGTTTCAACCCGCTTAAAAGAAGTGGAAACAGTTGAATTTAATAAAGATGGCGCCCTAGGGATTACGGTTTATCGTGATGGTTGCAAGGGCAGTTCATCGACTTCCGATCTCAGCCCTGAAGCCATTGCTCTGGCGGTGAAAGCGGCGGACGATATCGCCCGTTATACTTCTGCTGACCCCTTTAGCGGTTTAGCCGACAAAGCCCTAATGGCGACCGAGATCCGCGATCTTAAGCTCTATTATCCTGAAGAGATTTCCCCCGACGAATTAGCTCAATTGGCGATTCGTGCCGAAACCGCGGCGCTCGATGCAGACTCGCGCATCAATAACTCCGATGGCGCCAGCGCAAACGCCCACACTTCGGTCAAGGTTTACGGTAATAGCCACGGCTTCTTAAATGGTTATTGCAGCTCGCGCTACAGCTTAAGTTGCAGCGTGATCGGCGAAGACAGTGATGGCAGCATGCAGCGGGATTACGATTACACTATCGCCCGTAAATTCAGTGAGATGCTATCTCCCGAATCCGTTGGTTTGAAAACCGCACAAAAGACAGTGAGCCGTTTAGGCGCGCGTAAGATTGCGACTTCGCGTTTACCTATTCTGCTTTCGCCTGAAATCGCCACAGGGCTTATCGGCCATTTAGTCGGCGCGATCAGTGGTGGCAGCCTATATCGTAAATCCAGCTTCCTATTGGATGCGATTCACACCCAAATCTTCCCCGATTGGTTCAACATTGAAGAACAGCCGCATCTGCTGGGCGCGCTTGCCAGTGCCAACTACGATAGCGAAGGTGTGGCGACACAAGATCGACGCATCATCGACCGTGGTATGTTAGAAAGCTATTTGCTGACCAGCTATTCGGCGCGCAAACTAGGCTTAACCAACACAGGCCATGCGGGCGGTATCTACAACTGGACGCTGGCGCACACGGGCCAAAGTTTCGATGAGCTAGTCAAAGGCATGGGCACTGGCTTAATTGTCACTGAGGTGATGGGCCAAGGCGTGAATATGGTGACGGGGGATTATTCCCGCGGCGCCGCCGGATTTTACGTGGAAAATGGCGAAGTGCAGTTCCCCGTCGAAGAGATCACTATCGCTGGCAATTTGAAGGATATGTTCCGTGGGATTCAGGCGGTCAGTAAGGACTTCGATTTACGTTCGTCTATCCGCACCGGCGGGATTTTATTATCCGAGATGAAGGTCGCGGGTAACTAG